The Bubalus bubalis isolate 160015118507 breed Murrah chromosome 2, NDDB_SH_1, whole genome shotgun sequence genome includes the window acatctgtatatgaccactggaaaaaccatagccttgactagacggacctttgttggcaaagtaatgtctctgctttttaatatgctgtctaggttggtcataactttccttccaaggagtaagcgtcttttaatttcatagctgcaatcaccatctgcagtgattttggaacccccaaaaataaagtcagccaacatgtattattatctgtctttttgaaTATAGTCATCCTAGTGAGTGTAAAATAGTATCTCATtgctattttaatttgcattttgctaATGACTAATGTGAGCATTTTTTCGTGTGCTTACCAGCCATTTGTAGATCTTTGGTGAAATATCTAATCATttgctttgcttattttaaagTTGTCTTCTTATTGAGTTgttagagttctttatatattctggatataagacCTTTATCAGATATGCGATTTGCAAATTTTTTCTCCCAGTCTTAATCTGTCCTTTTATTCTTAGAAGAATGTCTTTTAAAGCACAAAGGTTTTGGAGTTTGAAGTCCAGttaccattttttccctttgtggaTTTTGCTTCTGATATTAtattaagaaatctttttttaaacccaaagtcttaaagattttctcctatattaaaaaaaaaaatctttccagaaTTTTAGCTCTGATGTTTAGGTCTCTGactcattttgagttgatttttatgtgtattttgagGTAGGGATCTAAACTCAtctttttgcatgtggatatataATCATCCCAGCACCACTGGTTGAAAAGACTCTCCTTTTACCATTGCATTGTCTTGGCACCCTGCACCTCTCATTTGGCCCCTACATGGCCTCCTTGTGTCAGATAATTTTTCAGTGGGAAAGGAGGTTAACAACTCTGCCTCCAGGGTAAGACTTTCTGagttggaattccagctgaactactgtgtgtgtttatttatttatggctgtgccaggtctcttgctgccaggctttctctagttgtggtgagtggagaCTACTCTTGGTGGCAGTACAAGGGCTTCTCAtcgaggtggcttctcttgttgtggagcacaggctctagggtgcatgggcttcagtacttgcagctcctgggctccagagcaagggctcagtagttgtggcgcatgggcatAGTTGCTCCtcctgggatgtgggatcttccaggaccagggatcaaacccacgtctcctgcattggcaggaggattctttaccactgagccaccagggaagccccctgtgtgTGATTATTGACTGTTTACTTAACCTGTCTGGAAGCTTCAGTCTGCTTCTCTATGAAGTTGGTAATTGTATTTACTCTACAATAACTGAGGTTATTGTAAAgatttgagtaaataaatgagCAGATTTAGAACGGTGAGTGGCATATTGTCAAGTACTTGATGTAAATGTtagtcttcttttgaaaaataacctTGTAAAAAATAACCATTTAAATATAGTACTGTCCTTAGCTTATAAGCTGTATGAAAATAAGTAGTAGGCTGGATCTGGCCTGCAGGTCGCAATTTGTTAACCCCAGAGGCAGAGCTGAATAATACTGTTTTGTCTGTCTGGAGTTGAACAGCACTGTTTTGTGCCCATTGTTTTTAATTGTCAGAAATGTGCGTgtggtttcatttcattttattttaaggtgaagggctggagaaggaaggaagcagataGGAATGGTGACTAGGTCTGTCACTGACTGAGGGGGAGATCCCGCTCCCCCTTAGTCACCTCTAAGTCAGGGGCCCTGGCCACCTATAGTTCCCTTTCCTGGTGCACTTTCCCTGTTTCTCTGTTCTCCTTCTCTGGGTTTTAGATTTCCAAAAAAAGGAGTAAGaacactgggtcttctttgtcAGCTTCTTGGGGACACTTGGTATCTGTAACTCTCTTTTATCTCTCACAACATGGATTACTGTCTCTTTCCTTCGTGTCACCCAGATCCTAAAAGGCGCCCTGGAGGGTGCTCCCCGCATCCTTCCTGCACTCCGGGTACTGAGCAGTctcctctccagctgcagtgaCTCTGTTCCCTTGTATTCCTTCTGCCGTGAGGCCGGGCTCCCTGGGCTGCTGCTTAGTCTCCTCACACACAGCCAGGAGAGCAACAGTATCCAGCAGGTAAGTGCTGCCTCTCAGGACTGACCGGCATTTCttctctttggatttcttttcttcgAACTGCCATCTCTATCggcccctctgccttttctttctcttcttcctatcTACTTAGTAGATTATGAGTTGCAAATTCTCACGCCTTCCGAGGCCAGGCAGATAACGTCATCAGGGGAGTAGACTGTGTGTGACTGTATGAATAGCAGGAATGTGAAGAACTGAGGTCCCGTGCCCAGGCCCATCCAGCTCACTCTTGCTCGGTGGGAAAATGGGCTTATGGTGCCACATCTTCCAGTTTTCTGAGAGAAGCTGGAAATCCAGATTTTTCTGTGTAATTTCTCAATATTCATAGATTAACTCACCCACAGACACTATCCTGTAAATGGTCATGGAGACGACCAGCAGGAGAGCTCAGGTTGAGACTCAACATCCATGTGCCCATGCTGTGTCCCGCCGCAGCTGAACCGAGAGGCTGGAATGCAGAAGTGTTTACTGGGCCAAGGCTCAGGTGGCTGGAAGTGCACTCTGCTGATGAGTGTTAGTCTTGAGTGTTTTTAAGGCATTTAGAAGAGAATTTgtgctattttgaaaaatataacctGCTATACTCCAAAATGTTGTCCAGACCAAACAGGACACATTTTGGGCTGTTCATAGCCTGTTGGCCACCACTTGTGACCTTGAGATCTCCTCTCTCTGTCTAAAGGTTCTCTTCACTCTGTCCCTTTCTGTTTGGTCAGCCTAACTGGATCTCTGACCCATTTTTCCCTTGGTCTTTGTTTCTGTCCCCTGAGTTTCGCTAACTCTCTGTCCTCTTCCCTGGCAGCAATGTTGGTATGGGGCCTTCGTACGGGACCTGGTGGCTGTGATTCAGGCCTACTTTGCCTGCACCTTCAATCTGGAGAGGAGCCAGACAGGTGACAGGTGGGATGAGAGGCAGTCTTGCGCTGCTGGCCAGTTTGGCTTCAGTTCCTACCCCCATTTCTTCCCCTCCCCATTATGAAGAGCCTAAGTAAGGAGAAGCCATGATTTGTGACAGGTTTAAGGGTCAGCTGAGTGACCTCTCAGAGTATagcaagtccttttttttttttttttccagcaagtCCTTTTAAGGACCTTGAGTCACCTCCAAATTTGCCCACAGAATTTCAGGTTCTAAGGGTCAGCAGTAGTCACCATACACTGAATGGAAGGCTCAGGGTGGGAATAAGCTAGAGAAAATGGCAGAGAAGAGGCCTGGAGGTGTGTATGTGAgaccctgtgtgtatgtgtgaggagagagagggagagcatTCTGATGTGTTCCTTTGCAGAGATTTTCCTACCCGCCGTGAACTGACCCATTCACCACATGTGGGCATTTAATAGAGAGATGAGAAGAAACCAGGACTCATTTTTTTCCAGCCTACAGGTATTTCAGGAGGCCGCCAGCCTCTTTCTGGACCTGTTGGGGAAACTGCTGGCCCAACCAGATGACTCCGAGCAGGCTTTGCGGAGGGACAGCCTTATGGTAATCTGCTCTCCCTTCcagatttctatttctgtttttctccatatTCCTCCCATTCTGTTTCTCATGACTGTATAGAGTTAGATCAAGTAATACAACAAATGTCTGTTGCCTGCCAACTATGTGCTGTATACCATCTGAGTTAGAGGAAGTCTGTATCTTCAAGGGTCAGGGCTAGTCTAGTAGGATAAATGTGATAAAGGACAACAGTGTGAAAAGTACAGTAGAAGGACTTCACttgtggtccggtggctaagactccagggaactagatcccacatgctgcaatcaagatggtacagccaaataaataaatattaaaataaaatgtataaaagtaataaagtaaattaaaaacactAGAACTTCATATAAAACACAGAAGCACCACTGAGGAAGACTCACACTACCTGGAGTGTCAtaggaaaagtcttttttttagtttttggctgcaccacacagcatgcaggatcttagttccctagccagggatcaaGTCGGGacccgcccccccccctcccctcccccctccttggggaagtgtggagtcctaaccaatggatTATCGGGGAAGTATGTAGGATCATAGAAGAAATCTTGAAGAAGGAAATCATCTCTGCTAGGATTTGAAGGATGCCCAGAAGTTTGCCAGGTGGATGAGACAAGGAAGCAGGCAGGACGTTCCAGGCAGAAACAGTAATGTATATTAAGGTGCAGAAGCAGTATGCAGTGTGACCTATTTTAGGGAACCACAAATAGAAGTAATTTCTTCTTGAATAGACTTACAGATCAGCTAGTATTCCCAACCTTGTTTGTCCTACAGACTAGCAACCTAGATGGATCAACTCTGCAtgtgagggacaggaagggaggATTGAAAGAGAAAATAGCCGAGTTCTGACTGGTCTCAGAAGAGACAGTTAAGAGAGGAACGTGTGCAAGGAAGGAAACAATTGTCTGATTAGTTTCAGACTGGCAACTGGGAGCACAGATGTGGGCTGCAGTCCTACCTTCAGCTAGCAGTCCATTCAATCCCTTCTAGTCTGGGAGCCTGTCTTAACATCACTCATCCTTTCTGGTCAGGAAGCTGTTAATGTCTAACCTAAATTTTGGCCAGTAGTGACTCCCATTATTGGTCAGCACTTCTCATATGTCACTGTGCTGTGAGTAGCATGGGGAGTTTGGAATAAATTCTGAAGACCGGGTTGGGAAGGACCCATGAATCCCCAGGAATTCTTATATTCGGGGTCCACGATACTACTTTGAGAAATATCATTTAGGGAGCAGCTGATCAAAGTAGGATTGACACCTAAAAATCCTGTTCCCAAACATGAAGGCAATTACTCTGCACTTTCTCTGTGAGGAATACTTAGAATTCAACAACTGGTCCCCCTGggttttcctcctcctttctcagGTTCTCCGGGAACGCTTGCTCCTTACCCTGAGTCCAGTCTGGTTTCTGATGTGCTAATGTGAACCCTGCCTGTCTCCCCTAGTGCTTTACTGTTCTGTGTGAAGCCATGGACGGGAATAGCTGGACCGTCTCCAAAGCCTTCTACTCCAGCCTGCTGACTACACATCGGGCTGTGTTGGACGGGCTCCTTTATGGCTTGACAGCTCCACAGCTCCCTTTCCATAGCCCCCCAGGTAACGGAAATGGGGAAGGGAGGTTCTCTTGACTGACTTGTCAGCAGGACCAGCACTGCTCTTTTTCCTGCCGGTTGCCTAGAATAATGTCTGGCATTTAGCGAGTGTTAAGTAACtatgacggagaaggcgatggcaccccactccagtactcttgcctggaaaatcccagggacagaggagcctggtaggctgcagtccatggggtcgcaaagagtcggacacgactgagcgacttcactttcactttcatgcatcgtagaaggaaatggcaacctactccagtgttcttgcctggacaatcccagggatgggggagcctggtgggctgccatctatgggctcgcacagagtcagacacgactgaagcgacttagcagcagcagcaagtaactATGAACtgagagaaagaagggagaatttGAAACAACCCATGCCTTTCTGCATTCTTTGCCTTTTGCACAGGAGCCCCCCAGGTGAGCCAGCCGCTTCGGGAGCAGAGTGAGGATCTGCCTGGAGCCATTTCTTCAGTGCTGGCGGCCATGTGCACAGCTCCCGTGGGGCTGCCAGGCTGCTGGGAAGCCAAGGAGCAGGTCTAAGctacaaattttttttcaatttttattttaaattttatttatttatttatggctgctctgggtcttggttgctgcattcaagctttctctagtttcagagagtaggggctactctctagttgcagcgagtgggctTCTTATTATGGTAGCCTCTGTCGTTGCAGAGTAGAGGCTCTAGAGTGGAGGTTCAGTGATTGTGGTGCATGGGATTAGTtgccctgctgcatgtgggatcttcctgagccagggatcaaacccgtgtcccttgcactggcaggcagattctcgactactggatcacctgggaagtcctgaacTACAGTTATTTGTTCTTGTTGTCGCTGTTGCCAGAGTTGGGGAGGTTGGCCCCAGTGtctcagaaaagcagaaaaacaagcTTCTCTGTCTGCCTTTACTCAGTACTTCCAGAAGCAGATGCTAACGACTAGGTTTGGGCTACTTGTCGAACATGATGTAGCCAGAATCCCAGGGCCCTTGGCCAGCTGATAGAAGAGCTCCATGACAAACTGCCCATGTGGTGGGGTGGCTGATCTGAAGCCACCAGTGATGCTTGCTCAAGGGTTCAGGGTTCAGATTTCCCACTCCCTTTGGCCAGCAACACTTTCCTCTGTACCCACCTGCAGTGGGACTTACCTAGGCCTTGTCTTTTGCTTTTCCACTGAGCATGAAGACTGGGGATAGAATGAGGTCTGAGGTTCCTGGTGAATCTGGGGAAGTGTGGCAAGCAAGGGGTTGAGAGTCCTGATTAGTTGGAGATATGAGAAGAATAGGATTGGAATAAAGGGAATGGGATTGAGTCTTCAGGTATGTCTCCACAGATCGCTCAGCATCTGGCTGATCAGCTCACCAAAGACAGCAACCACCTGAGGTCATCCCTCATCTCTGCCCTGCAGCATCCCATCTTGTGCCTACCCCTTCTCAAGGTACTGCCTGCCCAGAACTCTTGGCCCCTcagatttctttttcacttccaggaatgagaaagagagagaaagagacactgaaagaaacagagagagatgaGAGACATCCCCCCCTGTTGCCCTCCCACAGAGGAGGACccctttttgcttttaaatcagTTAAGCTGAGATAGCCCAGCTGTCAGCCAGTCCTCACTAGAACTGAGACATGTCTGTATCTCAGTCTCTCAGCAAGAGGTGAACATGGCCTGAATTTCTCTGACACCCCTAGATCTGTCAAGAGGCTAGCCTGCTTTCAGCTGAGCCTTCCGGTCTAGGACCTGCCTCCCTGACCAACTGCTTCCCACACCCCTTAGGTTCTCTACTCCTGCTGCCATGTTAGTGAGCGCTTATGCCATCTTCTTGGGCAAGAACCCCTGGCCTTGGAGTCACTGTTGAACTTGGCTCAGGGCAAGGTAGGCCAGTGGCACAAGTGGGCATCTCTTAGGGGGTCCCACCATCTCAATCAGAGGACACTCTGATGCCTTGGGTTTCCTTTATAGGTAAAGGTAGTAGATAGGGAAGAGTCTACTGAAGTGACTCTCTACCTCCTCTCCCTTCTTGTCCTTCGCCTCCAAGATCTGCCTTCTGGGTGAGTCATAAAGTAGGGTCACCCTGACATGGATTATGTGGAGTGACACCATACAGCCTGTCCTTGGGAGGGACTAGGACAGAGTGAAGGTTTCTCTGCAAAGAAGAGACCTAGATTCCCACCAACTCTGTGCCCTGGAGGTGGACATGCAGCTTTGGTGGAAAGCGCCATCCACGGGAGAGGGCAGGTCACTCAGCAGCCTCCTTTCACACGGCTGCATCCCTGATGTATCTCCTTATTCCAGAATGGAGAAGCTAGGCAGTGAGATTGCTACCGTCTTTACGCATTCGCACGTCGTCTCTCTCGTGGTGAGTTCTCAGCGTTCATCTTCCTCCCCTTTTCACCCTATCATCCCACCTTCTGGGAGCGGGAGAGTTGTTTCCTAATGTGCAGCTGTTTGTGAGGCATTCTTCTGGAGACAGACACCCTCTCCACCTGTCCTGAGTACCATTCAGATTGGGACATTCCTCCTCCTCATCTGACTCTCCACAGAGTGCGGCGGCCTGTCTGTTGGGGCAGCTTGGTCAGCAAGGGGTGACTTTTGACCTGCAGCCTGGGGAGTGGATCGCTGCAGCCACACATGCCCTGTCTGCCCCTGCAGAGGTGAGTCCTCCCAGCGCTGAATGCAGAGATGTGTTTTCTTTGAGTCAGATAAGGTCTGTGTTCAGGGAGAAAAGCCTGAAGTTCCAGTAAGCCTGGAGGGAATCCAGGAGTCTTTCCTGTCCTGTCGTTCTGCACTCAGATAATATAGGTCCCTCTGAGCCCCGACTGTCAGGGCTTTAGATTTATTGTTAATACACAGGACCTCTGAAAGGGGAGGAAGAGGCATcgtctttctccctccttccctccctcttgctctctctctcaggctctgGCCCTTGCCTCCTGAAGGATCTCTACTCTCTAGTGTTCTTCCCTGATGCCAAAGTGAGCTTTCTTAAAGGAAAACCTGCCTATTGCTCAACCAGTTGTTATTTCACACATAAATATGTGCTGAGTACCAGGCACTAGTCTTACCTATATGGATGGAGCTTGTGTAGGTCCTCAGTACCTTCCCACGGAGTTTCTGGGTTAATGACCACATTTGCTAGCAGGCTACACAGAGCTCATCCATTACCCCTGGGCTCTCTAATCCTCCTCTACCAAAGAGTCCACATTTCAAAAATTCACTGTGGCCTTTCATGACCTGTCTTTTATATAAGCTGtgccttcttccttccttgtctGCCTTTGAAACTTTGAATCCCATCCGTTTCCTACCTCTAAGGGCAAAGTTAGCATCTCAGctatccctcctccctctccacagcCCCTACCTCACAGCCTTTTATTCAGTCAGTGTCTTCCTAAACTGTAATTGTTTGTGTGGCTGGTTACCCTACCAAACTGCGTGTCTTTAGGACAGATatagttgttgaatgaatagGCAGGAACCAAGacacacagtgataaagaatctgcctgccattgcaggagctgcaggagatgtgggtttgatccctgggtcaggaagatcccctggaggaggaaatggcaatccactccagtattcttgcctggaaaattccatggacagaggagtctggcagactgcagtctgtggggtcacaaagagtcggacacaattgagcacgctgtgcatccatccatccaagacTCCTAAGTCCAGAAGAACTCTCCCCACTACTCTGGGCCAAAGAAGAGCTCCTTCTGCCTGACTTGGAGTTGGCTGTGCAGGTCTGTGCGGTCAGCTCACCCCTCTCAGGGATCTGCTGTCTTCCTGACTCTCTCTACCAGGTCCGGCTGACTCCACCTGGTGGCTGTGGATTCTATGATGGCCTCCTCATCCTTCTGCTGCAGCTCCTTACCCAGGTACAGCTGCATCCCAGGATGCGTGGGAACTAAGGAGAGAGAAACTGGGCGCTTTGGGGGGCCGCTGgccaagaggaaggaagaaaccaCACAGTCACCTCCCCTCTCAGAGTACCAGTGATGGCCTTAGATTGGGCCCATCTGCACCAGTACAGACCCTTTAAGGGGAACCATTCAGCTGCATCCCTTAGGATTCAGTGGAAAGAAAGCTGTAATTGCCTGGTTTCCAGTAAGCATACACATGGGTTGAGAGGTCAAGGGGGTTAAGATGTGATaagagagaaaactgagacaaCAGGGAAATCTTAGGTGGGAAAACAGGAAGAATTGTTTCTGGGACTCCCCTTCCTCATAGATCaggaagaagagtgaaaaaaaggcatttttgaCTCCTGACTTGgacctcccccttctccccttctcaaTTTTGGCTTTAGCAAGGGAAGGGTAATCCGATAAGGGACATGGCCAGCTCAGAAATGTGGACCATTCTGTGGCACCGCTTCTTCATGGCTCTGAGGCTCCCTGAGGAGGCATCTACACAGGAAGAGGAGGTGTCGCTCTCCAGCCCACAAAGCCCAGAGCCAGACTGGACACTGATCTCACCCCAAGGTATCTCACTTCCGACAGCGTGGCTCCTTTTGTCGGGCCAGTGTACTGATCCCTCTTCAAGAGGAAACAGCCTGGAACTGGGTTGGCCTATGGCGAGGGCTACTAGTGCTGCTGTCTTGGGAGGGGATGGCAGAGTCTGTGCGGGAGCTGCTGTAGGATGGGGAAGGGATCAGGGAACAGGTGGTGCCCCTGAGAACCATGGGGATGCATCTAGGCCTCTTACCTGCTCCACTGGGTCTCCACTGTTGGTGTTTTCAGGCATGGCAGCCCTGTTGAGCTTGGCCATGGCCACCTTTACCCAGGAGCCCCAGTTATGCCTGAGTCACTTGTCTCAGCGTGGAAGTATCCTCATGTCCACCTTGAAGCATCTGCTTTCGCCCAGCTTCCTGCATTACCTGGGCCAGGCGTGAGTTGAAAATTTCAATTCTGCTATTATGGATGGGATGGACGGGGGGGGCAGGCAGGAGAGAAAGAGCTGACAGCTTGAGCTGTGAGACAAGAAATATGATTACTGAGGTTGGGGAAGGAGGGTTGGGGGAAGAATATGGAAGGCTGGGTGAGCCAGACCGAGTCCATCCTTCCACTCTGCCCTCCTTAGGCCACAAGGGTCTGAGTTTCTCCCCGTCGTGGTGCTCTCTGTCTGCCAGCTCCTCTGCTTCCCTTTTGCCCTGGATGTGGATGCTGACCTCCTTGAAGGTGTCTTGGCTGACCTCACAGACTCAGAAGTCACCGCCCACCTACTGcaggtaccagggaagccacccagGCAGGAAGGTGGTCAACCTTGTGTCACATTCACTTCTTGACAGCTCTAGGGCTCTCCCAGGTCCCTGGAGGCATATAGCATCTGAGACTGGAGTGGAGGAAGCATGCAAGCCTGAACAGAGGCCTGTGGTGGGAGCTTGGGCTGGTGACTCCTCTCTCCATCAGTCCCTTGTCTGGATTCTCTTGATTCTCTCATCCTGGTCTGGGCCCTGGAGACGCTGCTCCTAAGCCAGGAATTGCTTCTCTGGCGATTGTTGGCACTAAACAGTGAGTGAGTCTCTGAAGGCAGAGAGACCGAGGCCTTGCAGACTGCGGCCTGGCCTTGGGAAGGACACGTTCTCCCAGGCGCCAGGTTGTGTCTGTCCCGCGTGCGGTGCTGTAACTCAGGTCTTCCGTCCCCCTGTGGTGTTCTCTGCAGAACTTGGCTTCTCTCCCAGGTTTTGGGCTCCTTGTTATTTCTCAGCAGTgcattctccctctccctcaacTGTTTtgcccacacccctcccccttcTTCAGGTCTGCTGCCACCATCTCCCATTGACACAAGCCGAGCTGCCCATCAGTCTCCTCACACGCCTGGCTCTCTCAGATCCCGCTTTTCTCAACCAGTTTGTGAACACAGTGGTTGCCTCCCCTAGAACCACTGTCTCATTCCTCTCCACTGCCCTCCTGGGTGACCAGCCTCTGCTGACATCTGACCTTCTCTCCCTCCTGGCCCACACTGCCCGGTTACTGTCTCCTAGCCATTTGTCTTTTATCCATGAACTCCTGGCTGGCTCCGATGAATCCTATCGGCCCCTGCGCAGCCTCCTGAGCCACCGAGAGACTTCTGTGCGAGCCCGTACTTACGGGCTCCTGGGACACTTGCTCCAACACAGCATGGCCCTGCGTGGGGCCCTGCAGAGCCAGGCAGGACTGCTCAACCTTCTGCTGCTGGGGCTCGGAGACAAGGACCCTGCTGTGCGGCGTGGAGCCAGCTTCGCTGTAGGCAACGCAGCCTACCATGCTGGTCCCCTGGGACCTGCCCTGGCAGCCGCAGTACCTGGTATGACCCAGTTGCTTGAAGATCCTCAGGCTGGTATCCGGCGCAATGCCGTATCAGCTCTGGGCAACCTGGGGCCTGAGGGTCTGGGGGAGGAGCTGCTACAGTGCCAAGTGCCCCAGCGGCTCCTGGAGATGGTGTGTGGAGACCCCGAGCCAAATGTGAAGGAAGCCGCCCTCGTTGCTCTCCGCAGCCTCCGACAGGAGCCCTGCATCCATCAGGTACATCCCAGGGGAAGTGTGAATCACCACAACAGggctgttttcacattttttctgAGATAGTCTAAGGAATTGGGACATCTGGAAACCCAAGCTGCCTCCTTCTCTGGGAGCAGGAAACTCAGGGGGCATGACTTGGACATGAGTTTTTCACCTAATATCTCCCACCGGGAGATGGGAAGGGGCCTGAAGAGGGCTCCACTGGGCTTGGAAATGCTTGGGTTGTCAAGGAGCAATGTTACTCTCTTCTGGAAGCTATGCAGGAGAGGGGGAGGGAAGACTAGAGGTGCTGAGGCAGAGAGTCATTTTTTTCTGAGGGC containing:
- the STK36 gene encoding serine/threonine-protein kinase 36, producing MEKYHVLEMIGEGSFGRVYKGRRKYSAQVVALKFIPKLGRSEKELRNLQREIEIMRGLRHPNIVHMLDSFETEKEVVVVTDYAEGELFQILEDDGKLPEDQVQAIAAQLVSALYYLHSHRILHRDMKPQNILLAKGGGIKLCDFGFARAMSTNTMVLTSIKGTPLYMSPELVEERPYDHTADLWSVGCILYELAVGTPPFYTTSIFQLVSLILKDPVRWPPTISPCFKNFLQGLLTKDPRERLSWPDLLHHPFIAGRVTILTEPAGPDFGTPFTSRLPPELQVLKDQQAHRLAPKGNRSHILRQACKRMAEEAKQKKHQNTGPPLEQEDRTSKVAPGTAPLPKLKDTPQEPGLLTGVVASEMKSSWAEWGAGEAPPAPRENWITQDCERAFPELRPEVMGQQSLDAVDLENEEQDSDDEWQYLLETTEPVPIRLKAPLTLLCNPDFCQRIQSQVHEAGEQILKGALEGAPRILPALRVLSSLLSSCSDSVPLYSFCREAGLPGLLLSLLTHSQESNSIQQQCWYGAFVRDLVAVIQAYFACTFNLERSQTGDSLQVFQEAASLFLDLLGKLLAQPDDSEQALRRDSLMCFTVLCEAMDGNSWTVSKAFYSSLLTTHRAVLDGLLYGLTAPQLPFHSPPGAPQVSQPLREQSEDLPGAISSVLAAMCTAPVGLPGCWEAKEQIAQHLADQLTKDSNHLRSSLISALQHPILCLPLLKVLYSCCHVSERLCHLLGQEPLALESLLNLAQGKVKVVDREESTEVTLYLLSLLVLRLQDLPSGMEKLGSEIATVFTHSHVVSLVSAAACLLGQLGQQGVTFDLQPGEWIAAATHALSAPAEVRLTPPGGCGFYDGLLILLLQLLTQQGKGNPIRDMASSEMWTILWHRFFMALRLPEEASTQEEEVSLSSPQSPEPDWTLISPQGMAALLSLAMATFTQEPQLCLSHLSQRGSILMSTLKHLLSPSFLHYLGQAPQGSEFLPVVVLSVCQLLCFPFALDVDADLLEGVLADLTDSEVTAHLLQVCCHHLPLTQAELPISLLTRLALSDPAFLNQFVNTVVASPRTTVSFLSTALLGDQPLLTSDLLSLLAHTARLLSPSHLSFIHELLAGSDESYRPLRSLLSHRETSVRARTYGLLGHLLQHSMALRGALQSQAGLLNLLLLGLGDKDPAVRRGASFAVGNAAYHAGPLGPALAAAVPGMTQLLEDPQAGIRRNAVSALGNLGPEGLGEELLQCQVPQRLLEMVCGDPEPNVKEAALVALRSLRQEPCIHQVLVSLGASEKLALLSLGNQLLPHSSPRPASAKHCRKLIHLLRPTHST